From Mya arenaria isolate MELC-2E11 chromosome 1, ASM2691426v1, a single genomic window includes:
- the LOC128223957 gene encoding integrin beta-7-like, translated as MKHIYKMDLLYTIVLLATLIGSQIRQVEAQTQCAEQRFCSECITAHNECAWCNDVEFTDTRCAMNTSILTSKGCQEIKSPTNNETKTQDKPVQDGGENVEPVQLQPQKVKLTRF; from the exons atgaaacacatttataaaatggaTCTCTTGTATACAATTGTTCTGCTTG CAACCTTGATCGGGTCCCAGATCCGCCAGGTTGAAGCGCAAACACAATGTGCAGAACAGAGGTTTTGCAGCGAATGTATTACTGCGCACAACGAGTGCGCATGGTGTAACGATGTG GAGTTTACGGATACTCGATGTGCGATGAACACCAGTATACTGACTTCGAAGGGTTGTCAAGAGATAAAGTCACCTACTAACAACGAAACTAAAACGCAG GACAAGCCTGTACAGGATGGTGGGGAAAACGTCGAACCGGTGCAACTTCAGCCCCAGAAGGTCAAACTTAcacgattttga